The proteins below are encoded in one region of Candidatus Methylomirabilota bacterium:
- a CDS encoding nitrile hydratase accessory protein codes for MTPQPVALDALPRIPRDEEGPVFREPWEAEAFAMAVLLHERGVFAWKEFAERLAAEIAEAGARGDVDDGRRYYEHWLSALEKLVAAKGLVLADALRTRKDEWDRAARATPHGQPIELHRLA; via the coding sequence ATGACGCCTCAGCCCGTCGCGCTCGACGCGCTGCCCCGGATCCCGCGAGACGAGGAGGGGCCGGTGTTCCGGGAGCCGTGGGAGGCCGAGGCCTTCGCCATGGCCGTGCTCCTCCACGAGCGGGGCGTCTTCGCGTGGAAAGAGTTCGCCGAGCGCCTGGCCGCGGAGATCGCTGAGGCCGGGGCCCGGGGCGACGTCGACGATGGCCGGCGCTACTACGAGCACTGGCTGAGCGCGCTGGAGAAGCTGGTGGCCGCCAAGGGGCTGGTTCTCGCCGACGCGCTCAGGACCCGCAAGGATGAGTGGGATCGCGCCGCCCGGGCGACGCCGCACGGCCAGCCCATCGAGCTGCATCGGCTGGCCTGA
- a CDS encoding SH3-like domain-containing protein, which produces RYARGRRGVISEDHGVWVFPDTHSATQDPRPQHCYSVRFTARELWGAQGGARDHVYIDLFDDYLDPA; this is translated from the coding sequence CTCGCTACGCCCGGGGCCGGCGGGGCGTGATCTCCGAAGACCACGGCGTGTGGGTGTTCCCCGACACGCACTCGGCGACGCAGGACCCCAGGCCGCAGCACTGCTACAGCGTGCGGTTCACCGCGCGCGAGCTGTGGGGCGCGCAGGGCGGGGCACGCGATCACGTCTACATCGATCTCTTCGACGACTACCTCGACCCGGCATGA